The Candidatus Methylacidiphilales bacterium genome segment TTTTGCCCTTTTATTTTTGGGCCTCGGCGGACTGTGTTTTTTGCGAGGACGCGTCTTAAAATGCTATCAAGTTAAAATTTGAGATGAGGTCTGCTTTATCGAGTGATCGTGCAAAGCGCGCCAACGTCATTGCGAGGAGGGACGACGCTGCAATCCAGCAAAGCACATGGATCGCCACGGCCCAAGACGGCCTCCTAATGAACAGATGTGACAAGATGTTGAAAGATGGAATGTTGGAGGTTTCGTAGCTTTTCATAAGGGCCAAAGGTCCGCCCTTTACCAGCCTGGGGCGAAGCCCCAGGTGTGGACGTATAAAAATGTATCGAGCTCTGAAGGAGCGATCCAGAGCTCGACATACGTTAGAGCGCACCTTCAGTGCTTGAGATTTTATACTATTCGTATTCCTGGGGCGTTGCCCCAGGCTGGTATGGGCCGCACCTTTGGTGCTTCTCTCACGAACCCACGTTCATTCCCGCTCAAAACACCTGTTTGAAAGGTTTGGATTCTCGCGATGACGAGACGGCTGGGGAGGCCTGGTTTCGTTAGCACAGATCCAAACGCAACCGCGTCACTGCGAGGAGGGCTGTTTTCCGCGCAACCCTTCGGGCCGCTGTTCTTTGCACCGCTGGCGGTGTTGCTCGCTTGCCCGTATCGTCCAGATAGGGGTCTGCGTTCGCGCCTTGCCAGCGGCGCAGATCCCAAGCGGCCAACCCGTCATTTCACAAAGATCAGACCGCTAGCCCGGATGTTTCACACGCTTCTGAAAACCTCAGCAAAGTGTCCTGCTCCAAAGTCTGGCAGGAACTGGGGTGCAGGAACATCCGGGTTACAAGCAAAACCGCCTGAATGGGTATTTTGTTTTGATTTTTGAATTGGAACTGCCTTATTTGGAGGCGGTTTTGCAATAGCCTGCATATGCCCAGTACGTATCTTTCCGCTGTTACGTCCCGGCGTTAACAGGTTGACCATTGAAATGAGTATGAAATATGCAGGCTAGCACCCTGAAAAATTCCCATTAGTGGCGAAAAGTGCAAACGCTGATCCTTGATTGAATGGGTTGTTCCGCTCCCATAATTTCCCTGAAAAAGGATTGAGTAACCCCGGGGATTGGTTCAAAGTCTGCCGATCAGAGCCCCTGATGGCTCTGAATTATTTAGTCTCTCAAACCAAACAAGGAGTCCCCCATGACAAGCAATCCTCAGGAAAAACAACTCGGTATGCTTTGCCACTTGCTGGCATTGGCAGGCTACATCATCCCGTTCGGCAATATCATCGGGCCATTAATCATCTGGCAGGTGAAAAAGGGCGAGTCATCCTTTGTGGATGATCAGGGTAAGGAATCCGTCAACTTTCAAATCACAGTCACGCTTGCGGCGATTGTCGCAGTGATCCTGTGCTTTTTGCTGATCGGGTTTGTCCTTTTACCAGTGATCGGAATTGCCGACCTGATTTTCATCATCATCGCGGCATTGAAGGCAAACGAAGGCGTGGCCTATCGTTATCCTTACACACTGCGCTTGATCAAATAAGCAGCCTGATCGGCCAGGGTCAGTCCGTGGCCTTTTTGGCCTGGTTCCACAACGCATCCAGCTCGCTCAGGGTAAGCCCCTTGAGCGGGCGCGATGTGTTTTTCTCCATCCACTCGAAGCGCCGCACAAACTTGCGGTTGGCCTGGCGGCAGCTTTCTTCCGCGTCCATTTTGCAATGGCGCGCAAAATTCACCACGCTGAAAAGCAGGTCGCCCACTTCTTCCCGCAATTTTTCCGGATTTTGAAAATCTTTTTCAATTTCCGCAATTTCCTCCTTCACCTTGGCAAGGACATCGCGCAGTTCCTGCCAGTCGAAGCCGACCTTGGCCGCCTTTTTTTGGATTTCCTGGGCCTGCATCAACGCGGGCAGATGCCGGGGAACCCCGTCGAGAGCGCCTTTTCTCTCAGGTTTTTCCTTCTTTTTGATTTCTTCCCAGCGATGAAGTACCTCGCCGGACGTGGAAAGTTTGTCCTCGCCAAA includes the following:
- the mazG gene encoding nucleoside triphosphate pyrophosphohydrolase; this encodes MESVKQLKDIIARLRAPDGCPWDREQTHESIKPQLLEECYEVLEAIDEKSDSMLREELGDVLLHIVFHAQLAEERGVFTLETVVREICEKLVRRHPHVFGEDKLSTSGEVLHRWEEIKKKEKPERKGALDGVPRHLPALMQAQEIQKKAAKVGFDWQELRDVLAKVKEEIAEIEKDFQNPEKLREEVGDLLFSVVNFARHCKMDAEESCRQANRKFVRRFEWMEKNTSRPLKGLTLSELDALWNQAKKATD
- a CDS encoding DUF4870 domain-containing protein; the protein is MTSNPQEKQLGMLCHLLALAGYIIPFGNIIGPLIIWQVKKGESSFVDDQGKESVNFQITVTLAAIVAVILCFLLIGFVLLPVIGIADLIFIIIAALKANEGVAYRYPYTLRLIK